A genomic stretch from Salarias fasciatus chromosome 10, fSalaFa1.1, whole genome shotgun sequence includes:
- the aldocb gene encoding fructose-bisphosphate aldolase C-B encodes MTHQYPALTPEQKKDLQDIALRIVAPGKGILAADESTGSMAKRLNPIGVENTEENRRRYRQLLFTADQRIDNCIGGVIFFHETLYQNTDDGTNFAKLIKDRGIVVGIKVDKGVVPLAGTNGETTTQGLDGLSERCAQYKKDGADFAKWRCVLKISETTPSELAIFENANVLARYASICQQNGIVPIVEPEILPDGDHDLKRCQYVTEKVLAAVYKALSDHHVYLEGTLLKPNMVTAGHSCPNKYSSEEIAMATVTALRRTVPPAVTGVTFLSGGQSEEEASVNLNSINNCPLAKPWALTFSYGRALQASALNAWKGELSNEKAATEEFIKRAEANGLAALGKYESSGTAGAAGKSLYVANHAY; translated from the exons ATGACTCACCAGTACCCCGCTCTGACTCCTGAGCAGAAGAAGGACCTGCAGGACATCGCTCTGAGGATAGTGGCTCCAGGGAAAGGCATCCTTGCAGCTGATGAGTCCAccg GGAGCATGGCCAAGCGCTTGAACCCCATTGGGGTTGAGAACACAGAGGAGAACCGGCGCCGCTACCGCCAGCTGCTCTTCACCGCCGACCAGCGCATCGACAACTGCATCGGCGGAGTCATCTTCTTCCACGAAACCCTCTACCAGAACACAGACGACGGCACTAACTTTGCCAAGCTCATCAAGGACCGCGGCATCGTTGTGGGCATCAAG GTCGACAAGGGTGTCGTGCCCCTGGCCGGGACAAATGGAGAGACCACCACTCAGG GCCTGGACGGGCTGTCTGAGCGCTGCGCGCAGTACAAGAAGGACGGCGCCGACTTCGCCAAGTGGCGCTGTGTGCTGAAGATCAGCGAGACCACTCCATCCGAGCTGGCCATCTTTGAGAACGCTAATGTCCTGGCGCGATATGCCAGCATCTGCCAGCAG AATGGAATTGTACCAATTGTGGAGCCTGAGATCCTTCCCGATGGTGACCATGACCTGAAGCGTTGCCAGTACGTCACTGAGAAG GTCCTAGCTGCAGTTTACAAGGCTCTGTCAGATCACCACGTGTACTTGGAGGGCACACTGCTGAAGCCCAACATGGTCACGGCTGGACACTCCTGCCCCAACAAGTACAGCAGCGAGGAAATCGCCATGGCCACCGTCACTGCCCTGCGCCGCACCGTGCCTCCTGCCGTCACAG gagTGACATTCCTGTCTGGCGGTCAGTCTGAAGAGGAGGCCAGCGTGAACCTTAATTCCATCAACAACTGTCCACTCGCCAAGCCCTGGGCCCTCACTTTCTCCTACGGCCGTGCCCTGCAGGCCTCTGCACTCAACGCATGGAAAGGAGAACTGAGCAATGAGAAGGCGGCCACTGAGGAGTTCATCAAGCGTGCCGAG GCAAACGGCTTGGCTGCTCTCGGCAAATATGAGTCTTCTGGAACTGCCGGTGCTGCTGGGAAATCCCTCTACGTGGCTAATCATGCCTACTAA
- the pigs gene encoding GPI transamidase component PIG-S: MATTEVERRRGQLAALSIAVVVIIVGVPLWWRTTETYRAWLPVSQINELAKLQLQLSADVEVVFARGTVTPEQQKKIPLTQTQDEEHGVDEDTALRYRYETKYRTATIMEEDALNQPTAAEADLSLLTLSESPCGSLVVYIIPQSSSLLPEDVNVYVGQRRTALLRMGPQMRVGKTLEQLLAHLEPRIKQVLQVMSFSHADITAALSDRVRFSPDSKESIADSMRAFKSSPGYEITFSLLNPDPKSHRLHWDIEGAVETYIQPLLTKLSPVANFSLDSQTLHYAMLGVNPRFDSSRSAYTLNADSLAHVINPVEARLGSNAASSNPVLNFLLYVPDANHSPLYIHDRHKQEVRTNAFHSPRWGGIMVYNVNGFYGPEPQFPVDININMAKVMGVFLAQLRLLLGVQSSSPPSDFLIAPCGSAGLADWELDRLMWSRSVENVATATTTITSLAQLLDQIGNIVINDNIAQQVSSAVTSLQLAVGELEAGNLGFALQYSKEAILASEKAFFDPSLLHLLYFPDDQKFAIYIPLFLPMCVPILLSLLKIVSEARQRRREKQAKKD; this comes from the exons ATGGCTACCACGGAAGTGG AGCGTCGACGAGGCCAGCTCGCTGCTCTCTCCATAGCGGTCGTGGTCATCATTGTGGGAGTCCCTCTGTGGTGGCGAACAACTGAAACGTACCGCGCGTGGCTGCCTGTCAGTCAGATCAATGAACTGGCTaaactgcag CTTCAGCTGAGTGCTGATGTGGAGGTTGTGTTTGCACGTGGCACCGTCACTCCGGAACAGCAGAAGAAAATCCCCCTGACACAGACACAGGATGAAGAACATGGAGTAGACG AGGACACCGCTTTGAGGTACCGGTATGAAACAAAATACCGCACGGCTACAATCATGGAGGAGGACGCACTGAACCAGCCCActgctgcag AAGCAGATCTGTCTCTGCTCACGCTCAGTGAGAGCCCGTGTGGATCTTTGGTCGTTTACATTATTCCACAGTCTTCTTCGCTGCTGCCTGAG GACGTTAACGTGTACGTCGGTCAACGCCGGACGGCCCTCTTGCGAATGGGCCCCCAGATGAGAGTCGGCAAGACGCTGGAACAACTCCTGGCTCACCTGGAGCCTCGGATCAAGCAGGTGCTGCAGGTGATGTCGTTCAGCCACGCCGACATCACGGCTGCGCTCAGCGACCGAGTCCGGTTCAGTCCCGACAGCAAGGAGAGCATCGCTGACAGCATGAGGGCCTTCAAATCCAGTCCAG GTTATGAGATAACCTTCAGTCTGTTGAACCCCGACCCAAAGTCACACCGGCTGCACTGGGATATCGAAGGCGCTGTGGAAACGTACATCCAGCCTTTACTGACCAAACTGTCCCCTGTGGCAAACTTCAGTCTGGACTCTCAG ACCTTGCACTATGCCATGCTCGGTGTCAACCCACGCTTCGACAGCAGCCGCAGCGCCTACACCCTCAATGCTGACAGTCTTGCTCACGTCATCAACCCGGTGGAAGCTCGACTTG gctCTAATGCTGCGTCTTCCAACCCGGTGTTGAATTTTCTTTTGTACGTCCCCGATGCCAACCATTCGCCCCTTTACATCCATGACCGCCATAAACAGGAAGTGCGCACTAATGCGTTTCACTCCCCGCGATGGGGTGGAATCATG gttTATAATGTTAATGGTTTCTATGGGCCAGAGCCTCAGTTCCCGGTGGACATTAATATTAACATGGCCAAAGTCATGGGAGTCTTCCTCGCACAGCTTCG gctgctgctgggcgtGCAGTCGTCGTCGCCTCCCTCAGACTTCCTGATAGCGCCGTGTGGGAGCGCAGGACTGGCTGACTGGGAGCTGGACCGCCTCATGTGGAGTCGCAGTGTGGAAAACGTAGCTACggccaccaccaccatcacctcTCTGGCACAGCTGCTGGACCAGATCGGAAACATTGTGATTAATGACAACATTGCCCAACAG GTGTCCAGTGCCGTCACGTCCCTGCAGCTGGCCGTGGGCGAGCTGGAGGCCGGGAACCTCGGCTTTGCTCTCCAGTACAGCAAGGAAGCCATCTTGGCGTCAGAGAAAGCCTTCTTCGAcccctcgctcctccacctcctttaCTTTCCCGACGACCAGAAGTTTGCCATCTACATCCCGCTCTTCCTGCCCATGTGTGTGCCTATCCTGCTGTCCCTGCTCAAGATAGTGTCAGAGGCCAGACAGAGGCgcagagaaaaacaagccaAAAAGGACTAA